The following are encoded together in the Candidatus Methylomirabilis oxygeniifera genome:
- a CDS encoding putative Endonuclease III (Evidence 3 : Function proposed based on presence of conserved amino acid motif, structural feature or limited homology), which produces MATNRQITEVLQQVRHAISVWEPAVVGKIAEDSRDPFRVLISCILSQQTKDQITGEASERLYRLADRPDTILALSELQIARAIYPVSFYKTKARTIRKVCQDLLTRFDGRVPDTIEALLSLTGVGRKTANLVVTVGYRKPGICVDTHVHRISNRWGYVSTRTPEQTEMALRLKLPKRHWIYYNDLLVPFGQNLCRPISPFCSRCPIERWCAKVGVAMHR; this is translated from the coding sequence TTGGCCACCAACCGGCAGATCACTGAAGTCCTGCAGCAGGTCCGACATGCGATCAGCGTGTGGGAGCCCGCCGTCGTGGGCAAGATCGCCGAGGACTCCCGCGATCCGTTTCGGGTCCTGATCTCTTGTATCCTGAGCCAGCAGACCAAGGATCAGATTACGGGTGAAGCCTCGGAGCGGCTGTATCGACTTGCCGATCGACCCGACACGATACTCGCGCTGAGTGAGCTACAGATCGCCAGAGCCATCTACCCGGTCAGTTTCTATAAGACGAAGGCTCGAACCATCCGCAAGGTCTGCCAGGATCTGCTCACTCGTTTCGATGGGCGCGTCCCCGATACAATCGAGGCCCTTCTTAGCCTCACCGGCGTCGGCCGGAAGACCGCCAACCTTGTCGTAACAGTCGGTTACAGAAAGCCGGGGATCTGCGTTGATACGCATGTCCATCGGATCTCGAATCGCTGGGGTTACGTCAGCACCAGGACCCCCGAGCAGACCGAGATGGCCCTCCGATTGAAGCTGCCGAAGCGGCATTGGATCTATTACAATGACCTGTTGGTCCCGTTCGGTCAGAACCTCTGCCGACCGATCTCTCCCTTTTGTAGTCGCTGCCCCATCGAGCGCTGGTGCGCCAAGGTCGGCGTGGCGATGCATCGCTGA
- a CDS encoding protein of unknown function (Evidence 5 : No homology to any previously reported sequences), producing the protein MLDIRYRIDRMKALNALRESGLNETQAQQLDELCRAQDEDGMLVLLEGAALSPPADKKLDILRRAKLVGERLTELSRIIPLPHEKIQELYPQIRDIKLAYERLTTEAERFTTRV; encoded by the coding sequence ATGCTCGACATCCGCTATCGAATCGACCGGATGAAGGCGTTGAATGCCCTGCGGGAAAGCGGTCTCAATGAGACCCAGGCGCAGCAGTTGGACGAGCTGTGCCGGGCTCAAGATGAGGACGGGATGCTTGTACTCCTGGAGGGGGCAGCGCTGAGCCCGCCGGCCGATAAAAAGCTCGATATCCTTCGACGGGCCAAGCTGGTTGGGGAGCGGCTGACTGAACTGAGCCGGATCATCCCGCTCCCCCACGAGAAGATCCAGGAGCTGTACCCGCAGATCCGCGACATCAAGCTTGCCTACGAGCGGTTGACCACAGAGGCCGAACGATTTACGACGCGGGTCTGA
- a CDS encoding exported protein of unknown function (Evidence 5 : No homology to any previously reported sequences), producing the protein MEPEKHRNINVNLVLGAVMFLASMIAMKYIVKLLIWLG; encoded by the coding sequence ATGGAGCCGGAAAAGCACCGAAACATCAATGTGAATTTAGTTTTAGGGGCGGTCATGTTTCTAGCGTCCATGATCGCAATGAAGTACATTGTCAAGCTGCTCATCTGGCTGGGATAA
- a CDS encoding conserved protein of unknown function (Evidence 4 : Homologs of previously reported genes of unknown function) has protein sequence MSDPGFELFETTADVGIMAWGGTPEELFANTARGMFVLMVDSGTVRSTGILPIEARGRDLPSLLVAWLNELLYRCEAEGWAPSNVRVTTVEGERVSGELVGEPTDPERHRFKGVVKAATYHLLECHKVDDRWHARVVFDV, from the coding sequence ATGAGCGATCCTGGATTTGAGCTATTCGAGACGACGGCGGATGTCGGGATTATGGCGTGGGGCGGAACTCCGGAGGAGCTCTTTGCCAACACCGCCAGAGGGATGTTTGTACTGATGGTCGACTCCGGAACAGTACGCTCCACCGGCATCCTTCCGATTGAAGCGCGAGGGAGAGACCTTCCGTCCCTGCTGGTGGCCTGGTTGAATGAACTGTTGTACCGATGTGAAGCGGAAGGGTGGGCCCCCTCGAACGTACGAGTAACGACGGTCGAAGGCGAGCGTGTGAGCGGCGAGCTGGTGGGAGAACCGACAGACCCGGAGCGGCACCGGTTCAAGGGCGTGGTGAAGGCCGCCACCTACCATCTGCTCGAATGTCACAAAGTCGACGATCGCTGGCACGCGCGAGTCGTCTTTGATGTGTAA
- a CDS encoding Glutaredoxin and related proteins (fragment) produces MLELSKGSRDVPVIVEKGKVTVGFGGT; encoded by the coding sequence ATGTTGGAGTTATCGAAAGGCTCACGTGATGTCCCGGTTATTGTCGAGAAGGGCAAAGTCACCGTCGGATTTGGCGGAACCTGA
- a CDS encoding protein of unknown function (Evidence 5 : No homology to any previously reported sequences), whose protein sequence is MGLSELSALSRTRELRRPWCKVGIRRVRTTRTFHSTHQIRARMKQRTLASRLEEGFVIRFFREVEMTKLLQRAFEKVVTS, encoded by the coding sequence TTGGGGTTGTCCGAATTATCCGCGCTGTCGCGGACTCGTGAACTACGACGCCCATGGTGCAAAGTAGGCATACGTCGGGTTCGCACCACAAGGACCTTCCACTCGACGCACCAAATACGTGCGCGGATGAAGCAGAGGACATTGGCAAGTCGACTCGAAGAGGGGTTTGTGATACGCTTTTTTCGGGAGGTTGAGATGACGAAGTTGCTTCAACGAGCATTCGAGAAGGTAGTAACTTCCTAA
- a CDS encoding conserved protein of unknown function (Evidence 4 : Homologs of previously reported genes of unknown function): MTTVESIERAIEQLSPDELVKLRRWFLEYDATAWDAQIEADAAAGKFDALAKEALAEYHSGKAREI; encoded by the coding sequence ATGACAACTGTCGAGTCGATTGAGCGCGCTATCGAGCAGCTTTCCCCCGACGAACTCGTCAAGTTGCGACGCTGGTTCTTGGAGTACGATGCCACCGCTTGGGATGCTCAGATCGAGGCAGATGCTGCTGCCGGAAAATTCGATGCGTTAGCTAAAGAGGCTTTAGCTGAGTATCACAGCGGTAAGGCGCGCGAGATTTGA
- a CDS encoding conserved protein of unknown function (Evidence 4 : Homologs of previously reported genes of unknown function) yields the protein MKFPFALDRLAAQDIRMIFRVVAEFVDGLEALAAIPPAVSVFGSTHIGRDDPAYMMAEQIGRLLAKHGYAVITGGGPGAMEAANKGAYEAGGVSVGLNIELPQQQAPNPYLTNLVNFQHFFVRKVMFVKHSIAFVILPGGFGTLDELFESITLIQTRKIKPFPVILTDDDYWRGLQEWLRDTVMSEGKISPDDLALLKVAHSPEEVIQVIKNSSTSNSLTL from the coding sequence ATGAAATTCCCATTTGCCCTTGACCGCCTGGCTGCGCAAGATATTCGAATGATTTTTCGCGTCGTCGCAGAGTTCGTCGACGGGTTGGAGGCGCTCGCCGCGATTCCGCCGGCTGTCTCTGTCTTCGGATCGACGCATATCGGACGAGATGATCCCGCCTACATGATGGCCGAACAGATCGGCCGCTTGTTGGCCAAGCACGGGTATGCCGTCATCACGGGCGGGGGTCCTGGAGCCATGGAGGCGGCGAATAAAGGCGCCTACGAGGCGGGTGGTGTATCGGTCGGCCTCAACATTGAGCTTCCTCAGCAGCAGGCACCGAACCCATACCTGACCAACCTTGTAAATTTCCAGCACTTCTTCGTCCGGAAGGTCATGTTCGTGAAGCACTCCATCGCGTTCGTCATCCTGCCGGGCGGCTTTGGCACCCTGGATGAGCTGTTTGAGTCGATTACACTGATCCAGACCAGGAAGATCAAGCCGTTTCCGGTCATCCTGACAGACGACGATTACTGGCGCGGTTTACAGGAGTGGCTCCGTGATACTGTTATGAGCGAGGGGAAGATCTCGCCGGACGACCTCGCGCTACTCAAGGTGGCTCATAGCCCTGAAGAGGTCATCCAGGTCATCAAGAACTCCTCAACCTCCAATTCTCTGACCCTCTGA